From the genome of Triticum aestivum cultivar Chinese Spring chromosome 1A, IWGSC CS RefSeq v2.1, whole genome shotgun sequence:
TAAACCATCCTGCCGTTcctctctctatatatagctcatggaaacATCGCCTGATTAATTGTTCTGTCAACGACAAGAATGCATCTCTTCTCCCCTCGATCGTCTACTACATGTCCAAGCTGCCACCATGCATGCATGCTTTCTCAAACTCGGTATCTTGGATGTCTTTCCGTTTGGTTCTTGATTCTGATGAGCTGCTGCATGATTCTGATTCAGCTTTCTGATTCAGGTTTTTGGTAAAACTTTTAATTCTCTGGAAAGCAGTGTATGTAGTAGTAGTATGTGGTTGAGCAGCTGATTATTAAAAAAAAATCCCCAGAATCAGTGCATGCATTTTCTTTGTGTGAGCTTCCAGTGACCGAGCAGTCCGCTGTCCGCCGTGCCGACTGCCGGTCAGAAACCCGGGCCCACCTTATCTGAGCTCGGTGGAGCGGAGTGGCTATCCCGGCATGCACGTATCCATCTTATCTTCCCTAGAAGGAAGAAGCTTTCAGCTTTGTGCGGCCGCAGATCGACGCCGCGCGCGCGCAGTCCAATCCATATCACTCCGCTAGCGCTACGTACGCCTCGCTTCACTTCACCAGCAGATCCAGCGGACAACCCAGGCAAAAACACAATGGCCGCTCCTtctcccgccgtcgccgccgtcagcAGTGCGCCCTCGTCCGGGCTCCTGCCGGCGCGGCGCGCGGCGCCGTGCAGCGCCGTCCAGGTCCAGCTGCCGTCGATAAGGAGAGCCGCGCCGGGGGGCAGGATGGCGACGGTGGCGCGCGCGGTGGGCGACGTGGGGGCGGAGGGCAACACGTACCTCATCGCCGGCGCCGTGGCCGTCGCGCTCGTCGGCACTGCCTTCCCCATCTTCTTCTCCCGCAAGGACACGTACGTGGCCGAATGAAAAAGGACCAAATCGAGATCTTGCATGGCCTTTGATGTGGCACGCTGATACTCTTTTGCCGCATGCGTGCGTGCAGGTGCCCCGAGTGCGACGGCGCCGGGTTCGTGCGCAAGTCCGGCTCGACGCTGCGGGCGAACGCGGCGAGGAAGGACCAGGCGCAGATCGTGTGCGCCAACTGCAACGGACTCGGCAAGCTCGGGCAGATCGACAAGTAGAGCCTCCCCTAAGCGACGTCCCTTCTCCACTTCACGCCTCCTTCTGCGCATATATGTGCATCGATCCCGTCGATCGGTcgcgtcttcgtcttcctcctctcgtccTCCCCTGTTTTCTTGCAGTTGCGTGGGACGCAGGAATCCTACAGGAACTGATCCATATAGAGAAGATCGAGGTCCTGTAGAATTCCCGGGTTCCCAACTGCATCCTTCACCGTGATTTTTCTTCTTTCTTAGTTTCTTTTACCGCGTTGCGCCGGATGTGTGAGGTCTCGTGTTAATAACTGTGTGCCTGTGTATAGATATATGCTTTCTGTGGACCGTGGAGTATATGTACGTGCGTGTATGACACAATGTACTAATGTGGAGCGGGATTGCTAAATCTGAGTCATCTGAGTCGACTCAAGACTCAAACCgtattactccctcctttccggtttatagggcttgtctcaaaatcttagtttttccattttataaggctcaatttggttgttcctcatcacaagttcagatttcaaggtgtattaaatcattacatgcaactattaagagaaaattgaccaatgcatatactttatgcatgcatgcattgcaattaatacattggcaaatataaatttttgagaaaaacaagagcattaattgggtgcttttgcaaattacaaaaagtattccaccacttatcatctaccttggttggtgagatttttgaattgagccctataaaccggaaaggagggagtatattcgTGAGGTTTTACATGGAGACCCATGCAGaaatttcctttttatttttatatatTATGTCACACGACTGAGAATTGTATCGATTAAGATCTAGCCACACCCAATGTGAAACCTACTGCACAGCAGAAATTGCAGACCGCAGGCCGCAGCGCTGCTGCGTGGTGTCCTCATCCCCGAATTGGGGCGAGGAAAGATAAGAATGTAATGGAGGTAGAGGGAGAAGCAACGTGACCCCCTTAGGGACCTCTTTATCAGAGAAgcatccaccgccgccgacggGTCCGTTAGGGTTTCGATTGTAGCACTGCCCCTTCGAATCTTCCTTGCACATCAGCAGCCATCTCGTCGCACACAAAGATTCACCCTCGGGCGCAATAATAGAGGGATCAAGAGAGATGGAGTGTGGGGATGAGTGGAAACGACAGCTGCAAGAGTACCAACGGCGAGATCGATGGAGGCAGTCGCGGTGACGGCATACCTAGGATTCTCGAGAGGACCCGCATCCCCGCGCTCCCTTCTCTAGTATTACCTCCGTTCGAAAATAAGTGATGTTGTTAAAAACAACGAACGAAGTACATTGTATCGATTCATTGTGTCTCTACCTTTAGCTGCTTAGTGGGCTTTCTTCAGCTGGCAGGCCCAATTAACTAGAGTGCTCAAATTTTCCAACAAGGAGCTGCCCTATAGGACAGGTGGCCTATTTAATGGAAATATGTGGAATAGCACAACATCGAACGGCCAGAAACGACCGGAACTCAAAATCAAATGGCCAAAATCACCAAATGCATGGGCAGGGAGGTCGTTCAGTTCAAAAGCTCCCCCGTGCGCGTTGGTGCGTGCATGCGCGTGTGGATTCACCATGGCCGTGGCGACTATGATGTTCTACATCAACCAGATTAAGGCAAATAAAAGTTGTAACAGAGCAAACCTAGCGCACCCGCAAAGTGCAAAAATCTCAAAAACTCCTAACTTCCAAGGCAATACTAAAACATGAATTAAACAGAAAGTAATCACATAGGACTTGAATTCTTAGAGAGGACAAGATGGAGACTCATTTCTTCATCACTTATTAGTAGTTGGAGTACATATGCGAAATATAATATAATTAATCAATACAACCGGATCCCCCATAAAAGAATTGTGCCGAATCAATTTTTGAAGGTGTGTAGCAACCCTTCCCATCGTCAGTAGATGGCAAATCAATATTGACAATATGACTAACACCGTCTACATCGATAAACTTGAGATTACTAAAGGATGCAGCATTGCCACTTGTTGAAAGATAGCCACTTCCCATTGGAGGACTCAGTCGTGGTTTCTTATGATTAACATAGCCACCAAAGGTTATCTCCAAAGGTTTATCTACGAGTCCTGGGATCAAGGATTTAGGGAAGTAATCTACTGGTTTTGGATCACCCTTAGCTCCAAAATGGATGTACCAATCACCTGAATATTTTTCTTGCATGCATTTATCAATAAATACACACCATATCATTCCACATAAGTAAACGATACCACCATCGCTCTAGAATACATGACATATTAATACCGTTGAAAAGTGCGGTAAAATTTCTCCATTGTCTTTCACGAATAATTATTGAATCAAATATTTGTTATGAGCTTGTACCACTAGATTTTGCATGAAAAATAGTTTCAAGAAGGGAACCTTTTTCCTTGTTTTGAAGCCGCATTTCCTCTTGATTTGACTCAATCAAGTGCTTATTATTTTCTATTTATCGTCTGCCATTTTTATACAGTATTATTCGCAAGAAAATGGTTGCACAAACTTGTGTGTGCAAACGACTATAAAGAAAGGCAGTATATTATCCTAACTACTTGGACACTCGGGtgcgcatgcacacacacacatgcatacatATAAATACAAGCACGTCTTCCATTCGGTAACAGAGGGAGTAGTGTATAAGGTCAAACTATCTTAAGTCTACATATTTAAGTTTTTACACACAAAGAGCAACGGTATCCACTTATCGTAATATATCATATATGATCATCACTTGTTCGTGTCTAGGCATAATTTGGTGCTTGGGCTCCAAAAAAATATGATAAACACTAAAATGCAATGATTCACATATAATTGACAAAGAGTTCATGATAATACATAAAGCTTTTATGTACTACCACAAACTAGACTAAGTGCAATTCTAAGAGAAAGTTACCAAACTTGTTTAGTGACGCCGTACACAAAACAACAATTGCTTTGTGATGTCCAAGATTTTAATCTTGTTCGATGTCAACTTGCTTAATTCCAGTTTGAACAATCTAGCATGGATGTTGCAGTAGCAGGTTCATACCTTGAATATCCTTAGGGTGATATATTTTTTCTGGCCACCAATGCGTGAAAGTGGACTGATGACATTGCCTGGAGCTATACTTGATGATGTCTTGTGAAATCCAGGGCAAATCATGTTCATGCAGCCCTTGCCAGAAGTTCCACCACTCTAAGATTGCGATATAATTAGGAAAATGTGCAAAACATTTCGAATATCACATTCTTTTTTGAAAAACATAATGAAATGAAAGCGTTCTGAGGGAGTTCATCATGGTCGAGTAAAGGGCCACAAGTATAGAGTTTGATACCTAGTTGACAAGATTTTTTCTTCATGATATATGAATAACACAATGACACACAAATATACTACTTCTATACATAGATATCAAAGGGAATTTAGATTGGTATCGCAAAAAACTATTAATTTGTAATTCTATGAAAATACTATCATGAGATATTANNNNNNNNNNNNNNNNNNNNNNNNNNNNNNNNNNNNNNNNNNNNNNNNNNNNNNNNNNNNNNNNNNNNNNNNNNNNNNNNNNNNNNNNNNNNNNNNNNNNNNNNNNNNNNNNNNNNNNNNNNNNNNNNNNNNNNNNNNNNNNNNNNNNNNNNNNNNNNNNNNNNNNNNNNNNNNNNNNNNNNNNNNNNNNNNNNNNNNNNNNN
Proteins encoded in this window:
- the LOC123186667 gene encoding uncharacterized protein, with protein sequence MAAPSPAVAAVSSAPSSGLLPARRAAPCSAVQVQLPSIRRAAPGGRMATVARAVGDVGAEGNTYLIAGAVAVALVGTAFPIFFSRKDTCPECDGAGFVRKSGSTLRANAARKDQAQIVCANCNGLGKLGQIDK